AGCAGCAGGATCATGATGCTGTCCGCATCATGCAGGATGCGTTGGAGACGCTTGAGGGGTATCGCTTTCGCTTCCTGGATGACCATGACGATCTCTGGCGCACCCTGACGGAAGGGCCACCGTCCCTGGTCCTCAATTTCTGTAACACCGGCTATCGCAACAACCCGGCGCGCCAGCATCACATCTCGGCGCTGCTCGAAATGCTGGAGTTGCCCTACGCCGGCGCCGGTCCCGAGAGCATCGTCCTTTGTCATCACAAGTTTCTCGTCTACGCACTGGCCGAGGATCTGGGAATCCCCGTGCCGCGCCAGGTGCTCGCCCGGACCGGTGATCCCGCGGCGTGTGAAAGGGCGTCCTATCCCGCCTTCATTAAACCCAACGGGGGTGACGGGAGCTCCGGTGTCGACAGCGGTTCCGTGGTGAATGACGTAGCGGAGGCGAAACGCCGTCTGGTTGACCTCGACGCGATCGAGCCTGGTCAGGAAGTGCTTATCCAGGAGTATCTCCCCGGTCCGGAATACACCGTTGGAGTGATCGGCAACCCCGCCACGGGTTATACCGTATTGCCGCCGCTGGAGATCGACTTCTCCGCGCTGGACGACGATTTGCCGCCCATCATGACGTATGGCTCGAAGGTCGATGCGGACTCGCCCTACTGGCGTAAAGTGGCGTTCATGCCGGCTCGTTCGGAGGACGTATGTCGCAAGATGACAGGCTACGCCGGCTTGCTCTTCGAGCGCGT
The Spiribacter vilamensis DNA segment above includes these coding regions:
- a CDS encoding D-alanine--D-alanine ligase family protein, coding for MFDVTVLLGDPRLHYGYNLSNRFEQQDHDAVRIMQDALETLEGYRFRFLDDHDDLWRTLTEGPPSLVLNFCNTGYRNNPARQHHISALLEMLELPYAGAGPESIVLCHHKFLVYALAEDLGIPVPRQVLARTGDPAACERASYPAFIKPNGGDGSSGVDSGSVVNDVAEAKRRLVDLDAIEPGQEVLIQEYLPGPEYTVGVIGNPATGYTVLPPLEIDFSALDDDLPPIMTYGSKVDADSPYWRKVAFMPARSEDVCRKMTGYAGLLFERVGCRDYARMDFRTGSDGKVRLMDLNAHPMWGEGGMLPTMAGYRGQSYPRFLESILTAARARLNL